The sequence below is a genomic window from Leptospira dzoumogneensis.
TACCTTTTATTCGAGGATGTGGTAATCAATATCCGCGCCTATGGCGGCTACGAAATCCGTTTATACTCGGAGTGAGTTATCCTATGAGCAAAACTTCTATTCGCAAATATTTCCTGGTCCTATTTTTACTTTTTAGCCTGCAAGGCTGCGGCTGGATGGTGGAGCTTGTTTTTCCTTTGGACGTGGACCGTTTTTTAGGGGAACAGTTTTACAAGGCTGCAGTAACAGGAGAAGGTCACGGTAAAATTTACAAAGACAGATCTTTGGAAAAATATCTGCAGTCAGTTGTGGATCGTATCTTAAAATCCAAGTCCATCCATTACAAGGATGAATTTAAATATAAGGTAACCATAATAGACGACGATAAGGTGATCAATGCGATCTGCGCACCTGGCGGCTATATTTTCGTATATACTGGACTTCTTCATTTCGTAAAAAATGAGGCAACTCTTGCGGGGATACTTTCTCATGAGATCGCTCATGCGGAAAGAAGGCATTCTACCAAACAATTATCCACCAATCTTACTCTATACTTTGTTTTGTACTTTGTGCTTTCTTACGTCTTAGGCCCGGATCTGGCTCAACATGCTGCCGATATCGCAGGACTTTCCACAAATCTATTGGGACTTGCAAATTCTCGTTCCATGGAAGAAGAAGCGGACGAATACGGATTTGATTATATGAGATCCACTCCTTATTACCCGGGAGCAATCGCTGATTTTTTCAAGGATATCCAAAAGGAGAAGAAGGTAAATCCTGAGTTAAAGGGCGCGGATATTCCTTTGGAAAAATATTTGAGCACTCACCCTCTAGATGAGGACAGGATTTCTTCCAACGAAAAAAGACTGAAAGACGCGGGGATCGGTGCTCCGAATGCAAAGTCATATTTTAGAGAAAGATACCGTAGTAATATAGAAAAATCTTTGGGAACCAAAGAAGAAGATTAATCGGTTCTATTGAGAATCTCCCGCAATGTGGGTCTAATTATAGAAAGAAAGATTGACTGATTTCGATTCCATTCAGATAACTTTCGGGTCATGAATTGGAAGAAAAAATTAAAAACTTGGGTGGATTCCGGACTCATTAGCCAGACCCAGGCAGAGTCCATTTTCAAATTCGAAGATTCTAAAAAAATTCCGTACGTATTCTATTCCTTTTTAGCGTTAGGGATCGTAGTGATCGGTCTTGGAGTCATCGCAATGGTGGCTGCAAATTGGGATAAGATCCATTATTCCGTAAAATTGATCGCGAGTTTTACTCTACTTTCCGGAATTGGGATAACGATCCTATACTCTCAAAGTAAAGAGATCTGGAACGATACAATTCGTTATCTTTTAGTTTTACTTCTTTGTGTATTATTTTTTGCGAATATCGGTCTGGTTTCCCAGATCTATCATACCCAGGGAAAATTATACCAAGCACTTTTGCTTTGGTCTGGAATTACAATCTTACTTGTGATCATGTATCCAGGTAGAGTTCTCCAACATCTTTGGATCGCTGTATTCAGTTCTTCTTTTTTGAGCTGGATAGACAATCATCCTGATATAGGTTGGAAGGATAGAAGTCATTATTTTTCTCTCTTCTTCTTTGTCGCTTTCTGGATATTTGCAGGAATTGCAATTTTCACGGAGAGAAGGCTGGAAACTAAAGAGAGTAAAACTTCTATCTTAGTGAATCCGTTTTTACTTTGGGCTTTCGGTTTCTTCTTAACTTCTTCTATTTGGGGAAGTTTCGAGACACATGATATTCCGAACTTGGACCAGGATCCTGAGTTTGCGAGAAGATACGATCTTCCTTTCTCTTGGTATTGGCCTCTGCTTCTTCCGATTTTGTTAATCGCAGTTTCTCAAATTTTCAGAAATCGTTTTTCTCGTAGAAAGATCATTCTTCTTTCCATTTCCGGAATATTTCTGGGATTTTTAAATTATCCTCAGATCTCCGATTGGTATGGAAAATTTCCAGCGATGATATTTTTCTTTTTGGCCTGGATCCCATTCACATTCTTATTTTTCGAATCCAGAAGATGGTTCGATCTGTCTTTGTTAATTTTAGGTTTACGATTCGTGTCTGTTTATCTGGAAGTATTCGGAAGTTTACTCGCTACAGGAATCGGGCTGATCATCTCCGGAGCATTTATTTTAGGATTCAGCATTTTGGTGTTTAGGATGAGAGAGAAGATCCGAAATGCCGCGAACCAGCTCTTTCAAGAAGAGGAATTAGGAATATGAAAAAGTTTTCTATCTCAGTTCTTGCGGTATTTTTACCAATCATCGTTTTAGCCTCCCTTGCCTTAGAAAGGGAGTTCGATCTTAGGAATGGAAAAATTCTGATACTTCCGATTACCGGATACGATCCCAGAGATCTACTCTCCGGACAATATCTTAGATTTCAGATAGATCGTAAATATTCGGATGATATTTGTCAAAAGGGAGATTACGTTTCTTCTGCAGTGGAATCTGCAGTTGCAAGTGTGGATGGAAGCAAGCTTAGCAAAAAGGAAACATGCGTTTGTTTTGATTCCAGAGAACCTTCCGAATATGAAATACGTTTTTACTCCGATTGTAACGAACTTAAAAACGATACAACTTGTTGGAATTACGTAAAGGGAGAATGTAATTACGGAAACTTTAATTATCCTTTCCGCAAATATTTTATCCCGGAAGAGAGCGCGAAAGAGCTAGAAGAAAAACTAAGAGAGCCCGGTGCCAAAATCCAGTTGAGAATAGATGAAAACGGGAATGGCCTGATCGAAAAGATCATTTGGCCGGAGTTATCTTCGCAGTAACCTCGTTTAGGCTGCAGTAATCCTTCTCACCCAAATTCGCTTCCATACCGGAGCGATAGATCTCATCCAATCCGGAGCAGAGTGGCAGCTTTGTTCCGGATACTTTTCCTAAAGAGAGTGCATGTTTGAGATCCTTGTACATATTCTTCAAAGCGAAATGAGTTTCGTAATTTCCCGAGAATACGAATGGGAACTTAAACTCTGAAATTCCCGACTTGGCAGCGGATTGTTCTAAGATAGATTTCAAGATAGAAGGATCTATACCTTGGCTTTTTGCCAGAGAAAACCCTTCCATATAGACTTGGAAGATACCTGCTTGGACCATATTGAGAGCGATCTTCGCTTTCTGCCCGTCTCCTACTTCTCCGCAATATACTGTGTTCTTTCCGCAGATCTCGAATATAAATGAGAAGTTTTTGATACTATCTTGTGATTTTGCTCCTACCATAAATAGGATCTGGCCGTCTCTGGCAGCATTTTTGGAACCTGTCATTGGAGCGTCTAAGAATTGAATATTCTGTTTTTGGAATGTATGATCCAGTTTAAGAGTGAGAGAAGGGGAGGTGGTTCCCATATCTATCACAACCTTTGCATTTGTTTCTAAAAGTCCGGAGGAGAATACCGACTCTTCTACCACATGATCCTCCGTAAGGCAGAGTATTA
It includes:
- a CDS encoding M48 family metalloprotease, which codes for MSKTSIRKYFLVLFLLFSLQGCGWMVELVFPLDVDRFLGEQFYKAAVTGEGHGKIYKDRSLEKYLQSVVDRILKSKSIHYKDEFKYKVTIIDDDKVINAICAPGGYIFVYTGLLHFVKNEATLAGILSHEIAHAERRHSTKQLSTNLTLYFVLYFVLSYVLGPDLAQHAADIAGLSTNLLGLANSRSMEEEADEYGFDYMRSTPYYPGAIADFFKDIQKEKKVNPELKGADIPLEKYLSTHPLDEDRISSNEKRLKDAGIGAPNAKSYFRERYRSNIEKSLGTKEED
- a CDS encoding DUF2157 domain-containing protein; protein product: MNWKKKLKTWVDSGLISQTQAESIFKFEDSKKIPYVFYSFLALGIVVIGLGVIAMVAANWDKIHYSVKLIASFTLLSGIGITILYSQSKEIWNDTIRYLLVLLLCVLFFANIGLVSQIYHTQGKLYQALLLWSGITILLVIMYPGRVLQHLWIAVFSSSFLSWIDNHPDIGWKDRSHYFSLFFFVAFWIFAGIAIFTERRLETKESKTSILVNPFLLWAFGFFLTSSIWGSFETHDIPNLDQDPEFARRYDLPFSWYWPLLLPILLIAVSQIFRNRFSRRKIILLSISGIFLGFLNYPQISDWYGKFPAMIFFFLAWIPFTFLFFESRRWFDLSLLILGLRFVSVYLEVFGSLLATGIGLIISGAFILGFSILVFRMREKIRNAANQLFQEEELGI
- a CDS encoding NAD(P)-dependent oxidoreductase; this encodes MSSRKIAIIGTGIMGRGIANNLSKEGHSLQLYARNPEKIQDLKSAKVSIHGNIKEAVKDSEIIILCLTEDHVVEESVFSSGLLETNAKVVIDMGTTSPSLTLKLDHTFQKQNIQFLDAPMTGSKNAARDGQILFMVGAKSQDSIKNFSFIFEICGKNTVYCGEVGDGQKAKIALNMVQAGIFQVYMEGFSLAKSQGIDPSILKSILEQSAAKSGISEFKFPFVFSGNYETHFALKNMYKDLKHALSLGKVSGTKLPLCSGLDEIYRSGMEANLGEKDYCSLNEVTAKITPAK
- a CDS encoding GDYXXLXY domain-containing protein, with protein sequence MKKFSISVLAVFLPIIVLASLALEREFDLRNGKILILPITGYDPRDLLSGQYLRFQIDRKYSDDICQKGDYVSSAVESAVASVDGSKLSKKETCVCFDSREPSEYEIRFYSDCNELKNDTTCWNYVKGECNYGNFNYPFRKYFIPEESAKELEEKLREPGAKIQLRIDENGNGLIEKIIWPELSSQ